Proteins encoded in a region of the Pelmatolapia mariae isolate MD_Pm_ZW linkage group LG16_19, Pm_UMD_F_2, whole genome shotgun sequence genome:
- the LOC134646230 gene encoding target of Nesh-SH3 isoform X4 produces MMKMQQHSHIFLALILAVFIFRIALSGPSVVRVRRQNMKVRISTTGDTIVMKFLRPNTDTRLEGYILGYGGSMFSKQFIQLPEDGQPYETEFDAEPKYLIAVQPIPANEVKKQCTGKVELQKPLHLVIGSVTPTSVLLSWGTLLKTPYEGNVMNDCLEDGHYTVRYREKNRKWNYQTCPTSDTVIDKLKPNTVYEFGVQPNSKDGTGVWSRPVVHNISMPGIEEKVIRKIFRPPVSPAKPVPSGPRSLPSFPHLASSVQNETRGRLPLSRNIAAQTTLAPTTTTTKTTTTTKETLSTTGPAPAVINKQPIGGGDLSRSEVPLTPKLHPLLHITTTVAPVPVVQANVENRGGHVQPQPNLKLQQQYSVLPKPKPQQPQTKPRVNAQRLPKPHDQTVTQPHRTSQPKIQTQPQPRTTPQSIIQIQPQPHTTPQIKVQTKSKLHTTPQSIIQIQPQPHTTPQIKVQTKSKLHTTPQSKIQMQPQPHITPQSIIQIQPVPHTTPQLKVQTKPQPHTTPQSKIQMKPQPHTTPQQKVLIQLQPHTTVRTKLHAQPKPLSTAQPIFQTKPQLQIQTTVQPKLHTQPQQYLAVSQPTEHTHPLSLPQTKPKPQSHLQTTPHLESEPQPQPTPYTKRQAQPLAQEQRKTQTQPQRQDQPSSQTTPVSSIQSTYPTPQHIPYTKERPLKTQTQPHPQNKSPNPPHKQKQIKPKTPQQQPGVSTRHKSGIQPASKPSIISYHSKPSTQPEPKNQTKPQPLSQPKRQPKLHPSTQLKKLPKSPSKPIIRDKQNSPPKILPQLKLQPPKNTQDHVVPQPITKPQFPSKAQSQHKPNPQLPSKPQPKPQAGLQPHSRTYSDPTKVTSKQAVPTAPSPQEEGKPLPRPALATEKAGRYNHGPGVLGSSEVPRSPISSSVPTAGRNTTLRRTWVPSHSTNHVARPFSPSRTVTSSHSSSTPGASGAHHRGNALPRRMVWPKEKPVLRPSVTGNKKPNLVGKPSSHGSHDKLMDLKQGEKASILKPFPLVTARPKQEPKQQTTTAAPALNTSRFDIYENSSIFRPLPKSEVDSMGNPRFIAPHVIYKTDKPPEEPCSITSSLAYFPDEEGSDQNVTGPPRLPPSNLTVVTVEGCPSFVILDWQKTDNETREYEVVSTTTGPNGREMSVLTTNQTHTAVENLKPESSYEFTVTPRNELGTGPSSDPVTFSTESADPRVSEYVSGKDAIWTQFPFKADAYSECNGKQFVKRTWYRKFVGIQLCNSLRYKIYLSETLNGKFYNIGDQTGYGEDHCQFVDSFLDGKTGSHFLADQLPSRQGFYRALRQEPVSFGEIGGKSHTTYVGWYECGTPIPGKW; encoded by the exons ATGATGAAGATGCAGCAGCACTCGCACATCTTTCTAGCCCTTATCCTTGCAGTCTTCATCTTTAGGATAGCTCTGTCTGGTCCCTCTGTGGTCAGAG TGAGACGCCAAAACATGAAAGTCCGCATCAGCACCACAGGAGACACCATTGTGATGAAGTTTTTGCGTCCCAACACTGACACCAGGCTGGAGGGATACATCCTGGGATACGGTGGCAGCATGTTCTCCAAACAGTTTATTCAGCTGCCAGAAGATGGACAACCATATGAGACAGAGTTTG ATGCTGAGCCCAAGTACCTTATAGCTGTCCAGCCTATTCCTGCTAACGAGGTGAAGAAGCAGTGCACAG GTAAAGTGGAATTGCAGAAGCCGCTGCACCTGGTCATTGGGTCGGTGACGCCCACCTCAGTTCTTCTGTCCTGGGGGACGCTGCTGAAAACCCCTTATGAAGGCAATGTCATGAATGACTGTCTAGAGGATGG ACACTACACAGTGCGTTACCGTGAGAAGAACAGGAAGTGGAACTACCAGACCTGTCCAACAAGCGATACAGTCATTGACAAACTGAAGCCAAACACAGTCTATGAGTTTGGTGTCCAGCCAAATTCTAAGGATGGCACCGGTGTGTGGAGCAGGCCGGTTGTTCACAACATCAGCATGCCAGGAATCGAAG AGAAGGTCATCAGGAAAATCTTTAGGCCTCCAGTCAGCCCTGCG AAACCTGTACCTTCAGGTCCCCGTTCCTTGCCCTCATTTCCTCACCTCGCTTCCTCAG TCCAAAACGAGACCAGGGGCAGACTGCCCCTCTCCAGGAACATAGCCGCACAGACGACTCTTG ctccaaccacaaccacaaccaaAACCACAACTACTACTAAGGAAACCCTGTCTACTACTGGACCTGCACCTGCTGTGATCAACAAACAGCCAATTG GAGGAGGAGACCTCTCCAGATCTGAGGTCCCATTAACTCCCAAGCTCCATCCTTTACTACATATAACAACCACCGTGGCACCTGTGCCAGTAGTCCAGGCAAATGTGGAGAATCGTGGAGGGCACGTACAACCTCAACCTAACTTGAAGCTCCAGCAACAGTATTCAGTACTACCAAAGCCCAAACCCCAACAGCCTCAAACGAAGCCCAGAGTTAATGCTCAACGTCTGCCAAAGCCCCATGACCAAACTGTGACACAACCCCACAGAACATCCCAGCCCAAAATCCAGACGCAACCACAACCCCGGACAACACCCCAGTCCATAATTCAGATCCAACCACAACCCCACACAACACCCCAAATCAAAGTCCAAACCAAATCAAAACTCCACACAACACCCCAGTCCATAATTCAGATCCAACCACAACCCCACACAACACCCCAAATCAAAGTCCAAACCAAATCAAAACTCCACACAACACCCCAGTCGAAAATTCAGATGCAACCACAACCCCACATAACACCTCAGTCCATAATTCAGATCCAACCAGTACCCCACACAACACCCCAATTAAAAGTCCAAACCAAACCACAACCCCACACAACACCCCAGTCCAAAATTCAAATGAAACCACAACCCCACACAACACCCCAGCAGAAAGTCCTGATCCAACTACAACCCCACACAACAGTCCGTACTAAGCTCCATGCACAGCCAAAACCCCTATCAACAGCCCAGCCTATATTTCAAACAAAACCTCAACTGCAAATCCAAACAACAGTCCAGCCCAAACTCCACACCCAACCTCAACAATACCTGGCAGTATCCCAGCCTACAGAGCATACCCACCCCCTTTCACTGCCTCAGACAAAACCAAAACCCCAATCACATCTTCAAACCACACCACATCTTGAATCAGAACCACAGCCTCAGCCAACACCGTACACCAAACGCCAGGCCCAACCTCTAGCACAAGAGCAACGTAAGACCCAGACACAGCCTCAGAGACAAGATCAACCAAGTTCCCAAACCACTCCTGTGTCATCCATTCAATCCACTTATCCAACACCCCAGCACATTCCCTATACCAAGGAAAGACCGCTAAAGACTCAAACTCAACCTCATCCacaaaataaatctccaaatccaccacataaacaaaaacagattaaaCCAAAGACACCACAACAACAGCCAGGTGTAAGTACCAGGCACAAGTCTGGAATCCAACCAGCATCAAAACCAAGCATAATTTCTTACCATTCCAAACCCTCAACACAACCCGAACCCAAGAACCAGACCAAGCCCCAACCACTCTCTCAACCAAAAAGGCAGCCCAAGCTTCACCCATCAACTCAActgaaaaagcttccaaaaagTCCTTCAAAGCCAATAATTAGGGATAAGCAAAACTCTCCACCAAAAATTCTGCCACAGTTAAAATTACAACCTCCAAAAAATACCCAGGACCATGTTGTACCTCAACCCATTACCAAGCCACAGTTTCCATCAAAGGCCCAGTCACAACATAAACCTAACCCCCAACTTCCATCTAAGCCCCAACCTAAACCTCAAGCTGGGCTTCAGCCTCATTCCAGGACCTACTCTGATCCCACCAAGGTCACCTCAAAGCAGGCAGTCCCTACGG CTCCTAGTCCACAAGAAGAGGGCAAGCCTCTACCAAGACCTGCCCTGGCTACAGAGAAGGCTGGTAGATACAATCATG GTCCTGGTGTTCTCGGGTCGTCTGAAGTTCCTCGTTCTCCCATTAGCTCATCTGTTCCTACAGCAGGAAGAAACACCACCCTGCGTCGCACATGGGTTCCTTCTCATTCCACTAATCATGTTGCCAGACCATTCTCACCATCCAGGACAGTCACTTCCTCTCACAGTTCCAGCACACCTGGCG CCAGTGGGGCGCATCATAGGGGCAATGCTCTTCCTAGACGTATGGTGTGGCCCAAAGAAAAACCCG TTCTGCGTCCCTCTGTTACTGGCAACAAGAAGCCCAACCTGGTGGGAAAGCCTAGCAGTCATGGCAGTCATG ATAAACTCATGGACCTGAAACAAGGAGAAAAGGCGTCTATCTTGAAGCCGTTCCCGCTGGTCACAGCCAGACCCAAGCAAGAGCCTAAACAGCAGACGACCACCGCAGCCCCTGCTCTAAACA CCAGCCGTTTTGACATATATGAAAACTCCTCCATATTCAGGCCCCTGCCTAAGTCAGAGGTAGACAGTATGGGCAACCCGCGCTTTATAG CTCCCCACGTCATCTACAAGACGGATAAGCCGCCAGAAGAGCCGTGCTCTATCACCTCCTCCCTCGCTTACTTCCCCGATGAGGAAGGCAGCGATCAGAATGTGACCGGTCCTCCCCGCCTACCTCCATCCAACCTCACTGTGGTCACCGTGGAGGGTTGCCCGTCCTTTGTCATTCTTGACTGGCAGAAAACCGACAACGAAACTAGAG AGTATGAAGTTGTGTCCACCACGACAGGCCCGAATGGAAGGGAGATGTCAGTATTGACAACCAACCAGACCCACACAGCCGTGGAGAATCTCAAACCAGAGAGCAG TTATGAATTCACAGTAACACCGAGGAATGAGCTGGGAACGGGACCCTCCTCCGATCCTGTAACTTTTAGCACAGAGTCAG CGGACCCTCGAGTGAGCGAGTATGTTTCAG GCAAAGATGCCATCTGGACTCAGTTTCCGTTTAAAGCTGATGCCTACTCTGAATGCAATGGAAAGCAGTTCGTGAAGAGAACCTGGTACCGAAAGTTTGTGGGCATCCAGCTCTGCAACTCCTTAAGATACAAGATCTACCTGAGCGAGACTCTCAATG GGAAGTTTTACAACATAGGGGATCAGACGGGATACGGCGAGGACCACTGTCAGTTTGTGGACTCTTTCTTGGATGGCAAGACTGGCAGCCATTTTCTGGCAGACCAGCTTCCAAGCAGACAAG GCTTCTACAGAGCGCTGAGACAAGAGCCCGTTTCCTTTGGAGAGATCGGAGGAAAGTCGCACACGACTTACGTAGGCTGGTATGAGTGTGGCACGCCCATACCTGGAAAGTGGTAA